GGTGATCTCGAAGCTGAACTTCGCGGTGCTGAGCGTCTCGCCCGGGTGGATCCCGTAGAAGTTCTGGTTCGTGACATCGCGCGCGCTGAGCAGCTGGGAAGTCGAGTTGTCGACGTCGATCACCAGCTGGTGGTTGCCGTAGCTGACCAGGTAGGTGTCGGTGTCGCCTTCGACCTTCCACGTCGTGGCCTGGCTGCGCAGGAGATCGATGATCGCCGCGCGCACCGGGCGCGGCGCGAGCCCCGACGCGAGCACGGTGAGCAGGCGCATCTGGATGTCGCCAGGCCCCGCGTAGGTCGCGACCGCGGACCCGGGGGTGGGCGCCAGCGGTGTCTTCGCCGTGGTCGTCGCGCCGGCTGCTTGCTGGAAGAGGCCGGGGTACGACTGCATCGGCGGGAGGACCTCCGTGGCGCCGTCCACGAACCGCTGGGGTGGCGAGGACGCGCTCGTGACGTCTTTCAGCAGAGCCGCGCTGTCCGTCGGCAGGTTCTCGACGAATGCCGGCGTCGGCCGGTACCAGCCGCCGGGGACGTCCGTGTCCCAGCCGCCGGGGTAGGGGAACGGCGTCCTGAAGTCGCCGCCCGCGGCGATCTGCGTGGTGGAGTCCGGGCCGGGCAGGCTCGCCTTGTCGTAGGTCTGCCCCGTGAGCACGACCGGGTCGCCATCGCGGGTCCACTTGCGCATCCACATGTCCGACCGGTCGGCCGGGATCCAGAACTCGACCTTCTGCTGCACGGCGAACGCACTGCGGTCGGCCACCCACTCGATGTCCGTGTAGGTGTTGGTCACGTGGGTGTACTGGCCGGGACCGGGCCGCACGTCGGCGGTCGCCGTGGCGGCGGGGGCCACCGTGGCGGGCTGTTCGACGATCTCGCGGGCCACGACCACACCACCCGTCACCACGACCACCGCGGCGGCCACCGCGATCCAGCGCCACGTACCCGACCGCTTCTTCGCAGGCGGGGCGGTGTGGGCCTGGCCGGTCTCGGCCGAGGCGGCCCGCAGCAGCGTCGCGCGGGCGCGGTCCAGCTCCGCGGGGTCGGTGCGGACGTGGGGGTGCAAGGCGTCGAGGGCTTCGTCGAGCTCGGCGTCGGACCACAGGTGGCGCACGTTGTCGTCGTTCACAGTTCCTTCGCCTCCTCGGCGGTGTCAGCGGCCTGGACGGATGCGGCGTTGGCCCGAAGCCAGCGCCGGATGCGGTGCAGCCGCGAGCGGATCGTGCCAGGCGGCACACCCAGTGCTTCGGCGACCTCAGTCGGCTCCAGCCCGGCCCACGACACGAGCAGGAGCGTGTCGCGGTCGGCGGCGTTGAGCTTCGCCAGCGCGCCGGCCAGCTGGGCCGCGCGGGTCTGCGCGTCCACCTGGTCGGCGACGCGGCCGTCGTGCCCGGCCGTGGAGTGTTCGCCGGTGGCCGCGAGCCGCGCGGTCGCCCTCAGCGCCCGCGTCTCGCTGCGGATGTGGTGGCGCAGCAGGTTCGTCGCGATCCCGTACAGCCACGAGCGCGCCGTGCCCAGGTCCGGCCGGTACGACTCGCGCCGCCGCAGCGCGACGAGGAACGTCTCGGCCATGAGGTCGTGGGCGGCGTCGTCGCCGACGCGGCGCGCGAGGTAGCGGTGCAGCTGGCGCGAGTGTGCGTCGAAGAGCCGCCCGAAAACGGGCGCCGGATCGGGAACGCCCAGGTCGGGACGGTCGAACGAGTCCGGCAACGCCGCCTCCGGATCGTCGTGGATCACCTGCATGCCCTGTGTTGCCCGCAGGGATCCGCGGCGTTCACAGCGGCGCTCACCGAGTGACCGGACTCACCAGATCGGGTGGTCGCTGAACTTCTCCAGCGTCGTGACGGACGGGCGGACGTAGAACAGGCCCGCCGCGTAGCCGAGCACGCCCAGGGCGAAGTTCGCGAAGGTGGCCAGCAGGTCCGTCGCACCGAAGCGGTCGTGGTCGCTCCACAGGTCCACGAGCGCCGACGCCGTGAGGGCCAGCAGGCAGGTGACGACGGTGGCCGTGAAGCAGGCGACCAGCGCCGTGCGCGCGGCTCGGGCGCGGGCGACCACGAGGTAGTCGCCCCGCAGGCAGCTGCGGCAGGCGAACACGACGACGGCTGTCATCACCACCGCGAGCGTCGGCAGCAGCAGGCCGATGACGCCCACGGGCGCGTCGGGGAGGCTGTGTCCGTGCAGCGGGCGGTTCACGAACGCGGTGACGCCGAACACGAACGCGGTGCCGACCAGCAGCGCGATGCCGGTGACCACGGAGCCGCTGCGCACGCGGCGGGCGAAGAGCGGGGGCAGCGGGGCGTAGTCCGTGGCTTCGCCGTAGTACTGCTTCATCCCGTCACCTCCTGCACCGACCTGCGTCCGAGCGACGAATGAACGTGCAAATGCTCGTGAAGGTCACCTTAAGGGACGGTAGGTCTCTCAAGGTGACCTTCACGGCACTTGTCACCGACCTGTGCTAACGCGGTTAGGCCGGTGACAGGTGTTCACAGCTTCTCGGCGAGCAGGTTCGCGCACCGGATGAGGCCGATGTGCGAGTACGCCTGCGGGTGGTTGCCCAGCGAACGCTCGGCGATCGGGTCGTACTGCTCCGGCAGCAGGCCCGTGGGGCCGGCCGAGGCGACGATCTGCGTGAACAGCTCCTCGGCCTCGTTGCGGCGGCCGGTGATGAGGTACGCCTCGATCAGCCACGCGGCGCAGATGTGGAACCCGCCTTCGCCGCCGGGCAGGCCGTCGTCGCGCCGGTAGCGGTACACCGTGGAACCGCTGCGCAGCTCGGCCTCGATCGCGGTCACCGTGCGCTGGAAGCGCTCGTCGGCCGGGTCGAGAAGGCCGGTGAGACCCACGAACAGCGAGGCGGCGTCGAGGTCGGTGCCGTCGTACGCCGTGGTGAACGCCTGGACCTCGTCGTTCCAGCCGTGCTCCAGCACGTCGGCCTTGATGCGCTCGCGCAGCTCCGGCCAGGCACCCGGCACGTCGCGGCCGTACTCGTGGCCGAGCTTCACCGCGCGGTCGATCGTGACCCAGCACATCACCCGCGAGTACACCCGGTGGCGCGGCACGTGCCGCTCTTCCCAGATGCCGTGGTCGGGCTCGTTCCAGCGCCGCGTGACGGCCTCGGCCATCGCGCGCACCATCTGCCAGTCCTCGTCGCGCAGCTCGCCGCGCGCCTCGGCCAGCGTGACCACGAGCTCCACGACCGGGCCGAACACGTCGAGCTGCACCTGGTGGTTGGCCAGGTTGCCGACGCGCACGGGCCGCGAACCGGCGTACCCGGGCAGCGACTCGATCACGGCCTCGGCGCCGATCACGCTGCCGGCCAGCGTGTACAGCGGGTGCAGGCGCTCCGGACCGGCCAAAGTGGACAGCACGCCGTGGAGCCACTGCAGGTAGCCCTCGGCCTCCTCGTTGGACCCGAGGTGCACCAGCTCGCGAACGGTCATGGACGCGTCGCGAATCCAGCAGTAGCGGTAGTCCCAGTTGCGGACGCCGCCGATCTCCTCGGGCAGCGAAGACGTGGCCGCCGCCAGCACACCACCGGTGTCGGTGTTGACCAGCCCGCGCAGCGTGAGCGCGGAGCGGCGCACCAGCTCAGCCTGCACCGTCGGCAGCTTGAGCTTGGCCGCCCAGTCGCTCCAGTAGCGGCCCGCGCGGTCGCGACGGTCTATTTCGGACAGTTCGTGGGGGCTGAGATCCGTGGTGCCGCAACGGAGTTCGAGCACCACCGGGGTCTCCGGCGTCGGCTGCACGAGCGCCGTGGCGGTGTCGTGCAGGCCGTCGGACGTGATGGTCCACGCCACGCCCGGCGAGCGGAGCACGAACGGCTCCGACGTGCCCAGCACCCGCAGTCCGTCGCCCTCGGCGACCAGCTTCACGGGCACGCCGCCGAACTCCGGCCGCGGCGCGAACAGCACGTCCGCCGCCGTCTCGCCCGAGATCACCCGGACGATGTCCGTGCGGTGCGAAGGGCTTTCCGGCTCGAGGTAGTCGGTCACGAGCAGGCGCGACCAGCGCGTCTCGACCGTCATCGTGTTCGGCAGGTAGCGCTGGCCCAGCGGCAGGCCGTTGCGGTGCGGCTTGATCGAGAACGCTCCCGCGCCGGGCCCGCCGAGCAGGTCGGCGAACACGGCCGGCGCGTCGGGGCCCGGGTGGCACAGCCACGTGAGCTTCGCGTCCGGCGTCAGGAGCGCGACGGAGCGCTCGTTGGCCAGCATCGACAGTCGCTCGATGGGCGGGGCCGACTCGCCGTAGAGCCAGTTCCGCCGTTCCTCCAAGAGGAACCCGAGAACCAGCGCGACGTCGACGGTGTCGGGCACGCGGAAGGTCGCGAGCGTCTCGCCCTCGCCCACCTTGATGCCCAAGTCCGGGCCCGACAGGCGCGCGAACGCCTTCTCGTCGGTCACGTCGTCGCCCAGGAAGATGGCGGCGGTGGCGCCCACCTGGTGGCGCAGGGTGTCGAGCGCACGGCCCTTGTCCGTCTGGACGACCGCGAGCTCCACCACCTCCTTGCCGTCGGTGGTCGACACGCCTTCCCAGGTCGACGGGCCTTCGTGCACGTCGGCGAGCACGCGGCGACCGGCCTCGTGCTCGGCCCGGCGCACGTGCACCGCGATGCTCGCGGGCTTGACCTCGAGCGACACGCCCGGCACGTCGAGCACCAGGTTCTCCAGCTCCGCCTCGAGCCGGCGGTGCAGGGCACGCGCCTTGTCGTCGAGGGCGTGGATGAACCCGATGTCGAACTCGGAGCCGTGGCTGCCCACGAGGTTCACCTCGGCGGGCAGGCGCGACAGCGTCGCCAGGTCACGCAGCGCGCGACCTGAGATGACGGCTGTGGTGGTCTCGTGCAGGCCGGCCAGAGATCTGAGTGCGCCGACGGACTCCGGCAACGGCCGGGCCTCGTCGGGGTTGGCGGTGATGGGGGCCAACGTGCCGTCGTAGTCGCAGGCGACCAGCAGGCGCGGGGTACGGGCGATCTGCACGATCGCGCGCCGTAGCTCCGCAGGCAACGCCTCGGCGGTCAACACTCCTCCTCAGGAGGTCCAGCGCGGTACGGGGGAGGTCAGTCGACCGGCTCCGCACCCAGCGCCTGCAGGAACGAGCGCGCCCACCGGTCGACGTCGTGGGTGAGGACCTGTCGACGCATGGCGCGCATCCTGCGTCGGCCCTCGGCGGGGTCGAGCGTAATAGCAGCCACCAACGCGTTCTTCACCCCGTCCAGATCATGCGGGTTGACCAGGAATGCGCTGGTCAGTTCGGCGGCCGCGCCGGCGAACTCGCTGAGCACCAGCGCGCCACCGAGATCGTGGCGGCAGGCGACGTACTCCTTGCAGACGAGGTTCATCCCGTCGCGCAGCGGTGTCACCACCATCACGTCGGCGGCGGAGAAGAAAGCGGCCAGCTCGGTGCGGTTCACGGACTGGTGCAGGTAGTGCACGACCGGGTGACCGACACGCGCGAACTCGCCGTTGATGCGGCCCACCATCTGCTCGATCTCGCCGCGCATGCGCTGGTAGTGCTCCACGCGTTCACGGCTCGGCGTGGCCAGCTGCACGAAGGCGACGTCCTCGGGCTGCATGCGCTCCTCGTGCAGCAGCTCGTGCAGCGCCTGCAGCCGCAGGTCGATGCCCTTGGTGTAGTCGAGGCGGTCGACGCCGAGCATGACCGCTTTCGGGTTGCCGAGGTCCCGGCGGATCTGCTTGGCGCGCTCGATCACGCCCTTGCTGCGCGCGAGGGTGTCGAGGCCGGCGGCGTCGATCGAGATCGGGAACGCGCCGACGCGCACGGTGCGGTCGCCGACCTGCACCATGCCGGGCCGCGACCGCACGCCGACGGCGCCGCGCGTCGGCTCGAGGCCGACGAGCTGGCGGGCCAGCCACAGGAAGTTCTGCGCGCCGCCGGGGCGGTGGAAGCCGATGAGGTCGGCGCCGATGAGCCCGCGCACGATCTCGGCGCGCCACGGCAGCTGCATGAACAGCTCGACGGGCGGGAACGGGATGTGCAGGAAGAAGCCGATGCGCAGGTCGGGGCGCAGTTCGCGCAGCATCGTGGGCACGAGCTGCAGCTGGTAGTCCTGGATCCACACCGTGGCGCCGTGGGCCGCGACCTGGGCGCTGGCCTCGGCGAAGCGGCGGTTGACCTTCACGTAGCTGTCCCACCACCGGCGCTCGAACACCGGCGGCGCGACGACGTCGTGGTAGAGCGGCCAGAGCGTGGCGTTGGAGAAGCCCTCGTAGTAGTCGCGGACCTCGGCGGAGGTGAGGGTGACGGGGTGCAGGACCAGGCCGTCGTCGTCGAACTCCTCGACGTCGACGTCGGGGACGCCGGGCCAGCCGACCCACGCGCCCTTGCGCGAGCGCAGGAACGGTTCGAGCGCCGAGACGAGCCCGCCGGGGCTCGCCGTCCAGCGCTGGGCGCCGTCCGAAGTGCGCTCCAGGTCGACGGGCAGCCGGTTGGCCACCACGACGAAATCGGCGGACGGTGCGGTTTTCTGCTCGTCAGTCACTACAGCTGCTCCCTCGTCATCCGCGGGTCGCGGCCCCAGTGAAACCCTAGCGCGCGCCAGGTGACCGGCCGGTGATCAAGCGCTTACTCCAGCCGGCGCTCCGGCGGCTCCAGCGGTCCCGCCATCCGTGGTCCGGCGAGCTTGCGTTCGAGCCGCCCGAGCCGCATCCGGACGGGCTGCGCGAGGTATTCACCCAGGACAACGCCCGCGGCGAGCGCGAGCCCGATAGCGACGGCGGTCATCAGCGTCGAGATGTTGCCGCCGGGCTCGACTGCCAATTGGTACAGACCACGATAGGTGGAGAGGCCGGGAAGCAGGGGAGTGATCCCGGACACGGCCACGACCAGCGGGGTGACGCGCAGCCGCCGCGCGAGCAGGCCGCCGCAGAAGCCGACGAGCGTGGCCGCGACGGCCGACGAGCTCACCGCGTCGAACTGCGTGAGCATCAGCGAGCCGTACACGAGCGCGCCGATGGCACCCGCCGCCGCGGCGACGAGCAGCGCGCGCAGCGTCGAGTAGGAGGCAAGTGCGAAGCACGCGGCCGCGCCGGCGCCCGTGATGACCACGATGGGCAGCTGCTGCGGGGTGGAGTTGATGACCTCCGGCAACGGCCTGCTCGGCAGGCGGAGCATCAGAGCGACCTTCAGTGCCAGCACCACACCGGTGATCAGGCCGGCCGACATCAGCGCCGTCTCCATCGTGCGGCCGGCCGCGGTGACGTTGTAGCCGGTGATCGCGTCCTGCACCGCCGAGACGGTGGACAGTCCGGACAGCAGCACCGTGACGGCCGCGGCGACCACGAGCGTCGGCTGGTCGGTGGTGAGGATGTTGCTGCTCACGATCGCCATCGCCGACAGTGTCGCGACGAGTCCGCCGACGACCTGCTGGAAGAAGAACGGCAGGTTGTACCGGTTGAGCAGCCGCCCGAGCCGGTCGACCACCGACGAGATCACGAACGCCACCACGGCCACGTCGGGGCCGCCGCCGAGCAGCAGGGTGATGAACGCGGCCAGCCCGCCCCAGGCGATGGTGGCGACCCAGCGCGGGTACGGGTGCGGCGCCGCCGCGATGCGTTCCAGCTCCGTGTGCGCCTCCTCGGCCCCCATGTTGCCGCGGACGATCTTGCGCACGAGGATCTCGGCCTGCGTGAGCCGCGTGTAGTCGAGGCTGCGCGAACGGACCACTCGCAACGCGGTGACGGGCGCCAGGTCCGTACCGCGGTGGCACGTGACAGTGATCGACGTGAAGATCACGTCGACCTCGCAGTGGGGCAGCCCGAGCGCGGCGGTGAGCGCGAGGATCGTCGCGGTGACGTCGGACGCGCCGGCGCCGCTGGCCATCTGCACCTCGCCGATGCGCAGCGTCAGGTCGAGGACGAAGTTGACCGTCGCGTCGTCGGGCGGCTGCGGGCCCAGCGCCTCTTCGCTTTCGACGGCCGGCTGTTCGGCCGTCGGTGCCTCGAGGATGTGCCACGCGCGGCGCCGCAGGAGGTTCGGCCGGTGCCGCTGGTTCGAGCTCGGCCGGGGAGGCTCCAGGATCGGCCACCGTCTGCGGTGAATCCCCTGGTCGGCGCGTTCGTTGATCTTCATATCGATCCCACCTCCTCGTCCATCTGGCGTCGTTCTCCTCGACGTTCCCGGGGACCATCGGCCGACGCGCCCCGACCGTTGCACTGATCCGGAAGTGGTGTGCACCACGTCTGCCCACGATCGTCTCGCAGGGTCGTCCGGGGCGCTCGTTTTCGGGGGTGGAGCTGGGGGTTCGGGGTGGCCTGGGCGGGCTCGAGCCGGGGTGTTCCGGCCGGCGCGTGCCATGAGTGCGGAATTCCTGGGTGAAACCGGTTTCGAAATGTGCTTTCCGGAATTCCGCTGAGTGCATCTCGCGTGTCGGTTTCTGGTTTGTCTTTGCTGGTAGGGGGAGGTTCAACCGCCGGTAAATTGCAGCTGGCACTACTCGCCATTTGCGCTTACCTGCAGTCGATAATTGTTGATCTGTGCCGCTTGTCACTCTTTGGTGCATTCTCATATTTCATTTCGTAATGTGCCCGTGTTCTCGCAGTTACCTGCGATTTCGGTCCCCCGAGAAGGAGCCCTACCCCGACATGGCACTCCACCGATTCGAAGCTCGATCCGAAGCCGCGCCGTCCCGCAAGCGGCGCTTCGTCCGCGCCGCCCTGACGGCGACCGCGCTGGCCGCCGCGATGTCGGCCACGGCCGGTCCGGTCCTCGCGAGCACCGCGTCCGCCGCGACCGCGGCCCCGGCCGCCTCCGCGTCGGCCAGCGCTCGGGTTGGCGCCACCGCTCTCAGCCGCGCCCTGACCCAGCAGGGCAAGCCCTACGTCTGGGGCGCGGCCGGTCCGAACGCCTACGACTGCTCCGGCCTCGTCGTGTGGGCGTTCAAGCAGGCCGGCGTGGCGCTGCCGCACAGCTCGCGCCTGCAGTCCACAGCGGGCGTCGCCGTGTCCAAGGCCGCACTGCAGCCCGGTGACCTGGTGTTCTTCTACACGCCCGTGAGCCACGTCGGCATCTACGCCGGCGGCGGCATGGTCCTGCACGCCAGCCGCCCCGGAGTTCCGGTGAAGCTGTCGCCGCTGTCCTCGATGCCGTTCCACAACGCCCGCCGCATCTGACGGGACATGCGCCCCGGCACCCGGTCGCGCGGCTGTTCCCCCGCAGCCGCCTTCCGGGTGCCGCCGAGTGGCGGCAGGCCGATATACTTCTCTCGTCCTGGGCTGCTGCGCGGGGCGTCGGCCGGTATAGCTCAGCTGGTAGAGCATCTGTCTTGTAAACAGAAGGTCAGGGGTTCGAGCCCCCTTGCCGGCTCCGATCTTCTCCTCGTCAAGCCTCATTCAGTCCTCAATGGACTGAGATGCGGGTGTCCGGCGGGGAACAGCCCGCGGCCCGGCAGCGAAACGGCCGCCATCATCGCGATGAAGTGGCCATGTGGTTCGGCGTGGTCCGTGACCACCGACAGTGAGCACAGTCGCGCGCGTGCCCGGCATTCCGCGCGAGATCGGCGCGGGCGGCAGCCGGTTCGAACCTCGGATCGCGAGTGAGCGGGTGCGGCGCCGGGCGGGTGGCACACGTCGGACCGCCCGCGTTCAGTGGCCGCGCCTGGGATCGGCCGTCACGAGATCGGCGAACACCCGCACATCGGTCAGCACGCGGTGAAGCGCCACATCAGGTCGATGGTGCGCCGGCACGACGTGCACCGCCGCACCGAGCGGGTGCGGCCGGCGTCGGACTCGCACTTGCCCGGGTCACGGTGTGCTGGATCGCGGCGAGCCTGTCGAGCGGAGCTTGATCAAACACGCTGGCAGGAAAGGCTTTCGAACCGGTCCGGCCGCGCACGTCAGAACGCGGCCGTCAGCCGGACGCGGCGGTCGCGGGCGTAGGACACCAGTTCGCGCACCTCGTCCGTCGTGATGATGCGCACGGCGTCGTCCAGGAGTTCGGCGGTGGCGACTTGCAGGGGCCAGCCCGTCAGGCCTGGGACGGGGACGTGCCAGAACCACTGGCCCTGCGTGAGATCTTCGGCGGCAACCTCGTGCACAACGTCCCCCATCGTGTCCCCCCAAGCGGTGTTTTCCAGAGTGGAGTTTTCCTCGTAACTCATGAGGGAACCCTAGCGACGACCACCGACAGAAAACCGTCCACCGTGGACGAGCGCCTGACCGGCGTTTTTTGCGGCCGGGCGCGCGCTGGCCTAGGCTGCGCCGATCACCGGAAGAACAGGAATGGCGAGATGCCCCTGCTTGACTCCGGGTCGTACCGTGATGTCGACCTGCCGACGATCGTCCGCATGGAGCGGAGGCTGCCCTGGTTCGGGTGGCCGCACCTGCCGCTCGGCCTGCTGGTCTGCGTTGCCGCGATCCTGGCCGCGTATCGCGTGCCCGTGTCGTACCACACCACCACGGCGCTGGTCGCCGGTGGCGGCGTGCTCGGGGGCTTCTGCGGCTACGGCTGCGGCCTCGTGATGGTCAGCACGCCCGACCTCGTGAAGACCGGCCGCCTGCGCTGGCGCCGTACGCGCGTACTGCGGGGGATGCTGTTCGCGCTGGGCGTGCTCTCCGCCGCGTCGCTGGTCGTGGTCGCGGTGTGTCACTTCGTGCTGCTGGCGGGCGCGTCGGGGCTGCACCCGTTCACGCTCTCGCTGCAGGCCGGCGTGTACCTCGTGCTCGCGGTGGCCAACACGGTGCTCGCGGGGCTCGAGGCGCGCAACCTGACCAAAGTCCTCAATGGAGTGTCCATCAAGGACGGTGAGCTCACCGCCGCCGCAGCAGGACTTCCTGCGTGACGGAAGCCACCAGGCGGCCGTCTGTGGTGTAGAACTCGCCGTGGGTGAGGCCGCGCTCGTTGGTGAAGCTGCGGCTCTCCATGTCGAACAGCAGCCACTCGTCGGCGCGGAACGGGCGATGGAACCACACGGCGTGGTCGAGTGAGGTCAGCTGCGCGCGCCCGGGTTCGTCGCGGTGGGGCAGTGCGGCGGTGCCCGCGAGGCGGATGTCGGAGATGTAGGTGAGCGCGCACACGTGCGCCAGCGGGTTGTCCGGCAGCCGGCCCTTCGCGCGCACCCAGATGCGCTGGCGCGGCCCGCTGCCGACGTCCGGCAACCCCGCCGCCGGGTCGCTGATGAACCGCGCCTCGATCACCGAGAGCATGATCGGCAGCTCGTCCTCGTCGCGGACCTCGACGTCGTCGGGTGCCGGCACCTCGGGCATCCGGGCCTGGTGTTCGCTGCTGGCGGCGGGTTTCTGGAACGACGCCGACAGGCTGAAGATCGTCTCGCCGTTCTGGATCGCCGCCACGCGCCGGGTGGTGAACGAGCCGCCGTCGCGGGTGCGCTCCACCTCGTAGACGATCGGCAGGTCCGTGCGGCCGCCGCGGATGAAGTAGCCGTGCAGCGAGTGCACGTGCCGGTCCTCGGGCACGGTCGCGCCGGCCGCTGTGAGCGCCTGCGCCGCCACCTGGCCGCCGAACGCCCGTTGCGGCGAACCCTCGTGGCTGGTGCCGCGGAAGAGGTTGCGCTCGAGCGGTTCCAGCTTGAGGAGCTGGTCGATGCCGGGGTGCACGGGGTCGGTGATCACCCCGTCATCCTAAGGACCGCTCACTGCTCACGCGGGGTGAGCTGCGTCAACAACGGCAGCAGCGCGGCGGGGTCTTCCACGTGGGCGTTGTGCCCGAGGCCCGGCAGTGTGACGGAGTCAGCACCCAGGGCGCGCAGCTGCTCGGGTCGCGACATCGGGTCGTCGGCGCCGGC
The sequence above is a segment of the Amycolatopsis sp. 2-15 genome. Coding sequences within it:
- a CDS encoding RNA polymerase sigma factor: MQVIHDDPEAALPDSFDRPDLGVPDPAPVFGRLFDAHSRQLHRYLARRVGDDAAHDLMAETFLVALRRRESYRPDLGTARSWLYGIATNLLRHHIRSETRALRATARLAATGEHSTAGHDGRVADQVDAQTRAAQLAGALAKLNAADRDTLLLVSWAGLEPTEVAEALGVPPGTIRSRLHRIRRWLRANAASVQAADTAEEAKEL
- the otsB gene encoding trehalose-phosphatase codes for the protein MTAEALPAELRRAIVQIARTPRLLVACDYDGTLAPITANPDEARPLPESVGALRSLAGLHETTTAVISGRALRDLATLSRLPAEVNLVGSHGSEFDIGFIHALDDKARALHRRLEAELENLVLDVPGVSLEVKPASIAVHVRRAEHEAGRRVLADVHEGPSTWEGVSTTDGKEVVELAVVQTDKGRALDTLRHQVGATAAIFLGDDVTDEKAFARLSGPDLGIKVGEGETLATFRVPDTVDVALVLGFLLEERRNWLYGESAPPIERLSMLANERSVALLTPDAKLTWLCHPGPDAPAVFADLLGGPGAGAFSIKPHRNGLPLGQRYLPNTMTVETRWSRLLVTDYLEPESPSHRTDIVRVISGETAADVLFAPRPEFGGVPVKLVAEGDGLRVLGTSEPFVLRSPGVAWTITSDGLHDTATALVQPTPETPVVLELRCGTTDLSPHELSEIDRRDRAGRYWSDWAAKLKLPTVQAELVRRSALTLRGLVNTDTGGVLAAATSSLPEEIGGVRNWDYRYCWIRDASMTVRELVHLGSNEEAEGYLQWLHGVLSTLAGPERLHPLYTLAGSVIGAEAVIESLPGYAGSRPVRVGNLANHQVQLDVFGPVVELVVTLAEARGELRDEDWQMVRAMAEAVTRRWNEPDHGIWEERHVPRHRVYSRVMCWVTIDRAVKLGHEYGRDVPGAWPELRERIKADVLEHGWNDEVQAFTTAYDGTDLDAASLFVGLTGLLDPADERFQRTVTAIEAELRSGSTVYRYRRDDGLPGGEGGFHICAAWLIEAYLITGRRNEAEELFTQIVASAGPTGLLPEQYDPIAERSLGNHPQAYSHIGLIRCANLLAEKL
- a CDS encoding alpha,alpha-trehalose-phosphate synthase (UDP-forming), with amino-acid sequence MTDEQKTAPSADFVVVANRLPVDLERTSDGAQRWTASPGGLVSALEPFLRSRKGAWVGWPGVPDVDVEEFDDDGLVLHPVTLTSAEVRDYYEGFSNATLWPLYHDVVAPPVFERRWWDSYVKVNRRFAEASAQVAAHGATVWIQDYQLQLVPTMLRELRPDLRIGFFLHIPFPPVELFMQLPWRAEIVRGLIGADLIGFHRPGGAQNFLWLARQLVGLEPTRGAVGVRSRPGMVQVGDRTVRVGAFPISIDAAGLDTLARSKGVIERAKQIRRDLGNPKAVMLGVDRLDYTKGIDLRLQALHELLHEERMQPEDVAFVQLATPSRERVEHYQRMRGEIEQMVGRINGEFARVGHPVVHYLHQSVNRTELAAFFSAADVMVVTPLRDGMNLVCKEYVACRHDLGGALVLSEFAGAAAELTSAFLVNPHDLDGVKNALVAAITLDPAEGRRRMRAMRRQVLTHDVDRWARSFLQALGAEPVD
- a CDS encoding threonine/serine ThrE exporter family protein, which encodes MKINERADQGIHRRRWPILEPPRPSSNQRHRPNLLRRRAWHILEAPTAEQPAVESEEALGPQPPDDATVNFVLDLTLRIGEVQMASGAGASDVTATILALTAALGLPHCEVDVIFTSITVTCHRGTDLAPVTALRVVRSRSLDYTRLTQAEILVRKIVRGNMGAEEAHTELERIAAAPHPYPRWVATIAWGGLAAFITLLLGGGPDVAVVAFVISSVVDRLGRLLNRYNLPFFFQQVVGGLVATLSAMAIVSSNILTTDQPTLVVAAAVTVLLSGLSTVSAVQDAITGYNVTAAGRTMETALMSAGLITGVVLALKVALMLRLPSRPLPEVINSTPQQLPIVVITGAGAAACFALASYSTLRALLVAAAAGAIGALVYGSLMLTQFDAVSSSAVAATLVGFCGGLLARRLRVTPLVVAVSGITPLLPGLSTYRGLYQLAVEPGGNISTLMTAVAIGLALAAGVVLGEYLAQPVRMRLGRLERKLAGPRMAGPLEPPERRLE
- a CDS encoding NlpC/P60 family protein, which produces MALHRFEARSEAAPSRKRRFVRAALTATALAAAMSATAGPVLASTASAATAAPAASASASARVGATALSRALTQQGKPYVWGAAGPNAYDCSGLVVWAFKQAGVALPHSSRLQSTAGVAVSKAALQPGDLVFFYTPVSHVGIYAGGGMVLHASRPGVPVKLSPLSSMPFHNARRI
- a CDS encoding acyl-CoA thioesterase, which produces MITDPVHPGIDQLLKLEPLERNLFRGTSHEGSPQRAFGGQVAAQALTAAGATVPEDRHVHSLHGYFIRGGRTDLPIVYEVERTRDGGSFTTRRVAAIQNGETIFSLSASFQKPAASSEHQARMPEVPAPDDVEVRDEDELPIMLSVIEARFISDPAAGLPDVGSGPRQRIWVRAKGRLPDNPLAHVCALTYISDIRLAGTAALPHRDEPGRAQLTSLDHAVWFHRPFRADEWLLFDMESRSFTNERGLTHGEFYTTDGRLVASVTQEVLLRRR